From the Ascaphus truei isolate aAscTru1 chromosome 15, aAscTru1.hap1, whole genome shotgun sequence genome, one window contains:
- the LOC142466677 gene encoding uncharacterized protein LOC142466677 isoform X1 has product MEKMRTEQSCNIPINMTENASFNQSWQLINSVTASHSNIYILPAATGKDLGESEKSLTWLSDQNLEKRTQIGERPHVCGKCGKGFSELSSLRRHKRTHTGERPHVCGECGNGFSYLSHLNIHKGTHTGEKPHVCGECGKGFSRLSHLNIHKRTHTGERPHVCVECGKGFSDLSHLNIHKRTHTGERPYVCGECGKGFSQLTSLNIHKRTHTGERPYVCGECGKGFSRLSHLNIHKRTHTGERPYVCGECGKGFSVTFSLDTHMRTHTGERLHVCGECGMGFSDLSHLNIHMRTHTGERPHVCGECGKGFSQLSSLNRHKRTHTGERPHVCGECGKRFSVSYSLDTHKRTHTGERPHVCGECGKGFSESSSLNIHKRTHTGERPYVCGECGVGFSELSHLNTHKRTHTGERPHVCGECGMGFSVSSSLNTHKMTHTGEKPHECGECGKGFSLLSSLRKHKRTHTGERPHVCGECGKGFSDLSQLNTHTRTHTGVKPHVCGECGKGFSDLSSLRKHKRTHTGERPHVCGECGKGFSVSSSLNIHKRTHTGERPHVCGECGKGFSDLSSLNIHKRTHTGERPHVCGECGKGFSQLSSLRKHKRTHTGEKPHVCGECGKGFSQLSNLRKHKRTHTGERPLSKARHV; this is encoded by the coding sequence atggaaaagatgaggacagaacaatcttgcaacattccaataaatatgacagaaaatgcatctttcaaccagtcatggcaattaataaacagtgtaactgcttctcattccaatatatatatattacctgctgccacaggaaaagatcttggagaaagtgaGAAGAGTCTGACCtggttatcagaccagaacctagagaagagaacacagatcggggagagaccgcatgtatgtggtaaatgtgggaagggatttagtgagttatccagcctgaggagacacaagaggacacacacaggggagagaccgcatgtatgtggggaatgtgggaatggATTTAGTTACTTATCtcacctgaacatacacaagggaacacacacaggggagaaaccgcatgtatgtggggaatgtgggaagggatttagtcggttatcccacctgaacatacacaagagaacacacacaggggagagaccgcatgtatgtgtggaatgtgggaagggatttagtgacttatcccacctgaacatacacaagaggacacacacaggggagagaccgtatgtatgtggggaatgtgggaagggatttagtcagttaaccagcctgaacatacacaagaggacacacacaggggagagaccgtatgtatgtggggaatgtgggaagggatttagccggttatcccacctgaacatacacaagaggacacacacaggggagagaccgtatgtatgtggggaatgtgggaagggatttagtgtcacattcagcctggacacacacatgaggacacacacaggggagagactgcatgtatgtggggaatgtgggatgggatttagtgacttatcccatCTGAAcatacacatgaggacacacacaggggagagaccacatgtatgtggggaatgtgggaagggatttagtcaattatccagcctgaacagacacaagaggacacacacaggggagagaccacatgtatgtggggaatgtgggaagagattTAGTGTTTCATACAgtctggacacacacaagaggacacacacaggggaaagaccgcatgtatgtggggaatgtgggaagggatttagtgagtcatccagcctgaacatacacaagaggacacacacaggggagagaccgtatgtatgtggggaatgtggggtgGGATTTAGtgagttatcccacctgaacacacacaagaggacacacacaggggagagaccacatgtatgtggggaatgtggaatgGGATTcagtgtgtcatccagcctgaacacacacaagatgacacacacaggggagaaaccgcatgaatgtggggaatgtgggaagggatttagtcttTTATCCAGCTTGaggaaacacaagaggacacacacaggggagagaccgcatgtatgtggggagtgtgggaagggatttagtgatttatcccaactgaacacacacacgaggacacacacaggggtgaaaccgcatgtatgtggggaatgtgggaagggatttagtgatttatccagcctgaggaaacacaagaggacacacacaggggagagaccgcatgtatgtggggaatgtgggaagggattcagtgtgtcatccagcctgaacatacacaagaggacccacacaggagagagaccgcatgtatgtggggaatgtgggaagggatttagtgacttatccagcctgaacatacacaagaggacacacacaggggagagaccgcatgtatgtggggaatgtgggaagggatttagtcagttatccagcctgaggaaacacaagaggacacacacaggggagaaaccgcatgtatgtggggaatgtgggaagggatttagtcagttatccaaccttaggaaacacaagaggacacacacaggggagagacctctctctaaagccaggcatgtTTAG